A single genomic interval of Hyphomicrobium methylovorum harbors:
- a CDS encoding HlyD family secretion protein, giving the protein MSRETANRVFPDQISDSEPAASRSDFRLRSVRGSKDADGSGAATQTTVAEAQPLAEQKEPPAARAPEGDTALAAGAEEKPRRSRKPIFIGVGAIVALAAAWFGYQYITVGRYIVSTDDAYVGADMALISPKVPAYVSDVPIVENQPVKKGDVLVRLDSGDYQLALDQAQAKLATQNANITTFEAQIRAADATAEQARAQLDSAKATVLKTEADYQRTSALTAKDYSTKAALDAAIAARDSARAQVKSNEAAIQAADANIVLLHAQRDQAKQLAKELKVTVNQAERDLSFTIIRAPFNGVIGNKNVQVGDYVTPGKRLAAVVPLDKVYVDANLKETQLATVKAGQEAEVSIDALDGQKLKGTVESVAPASGSQFSLLPPENATGNFTKIVQRVPVRIAVPASEAQGRLRPGLSVVVDIDTVRVRKPNSSTPRNKGPFANGELP; this is encoded by the coding sequence ATGAGCCGCGAAACTGCAAACCGAGTATTTCCGGACCAGATTTCAGATTCCGAACCGGCGGCCAGCCGTTCCGATTTCCGGCTGCGATCCGTTCGCGGCAGCAAGGATGCCGATGGCTCTGGCGCAGCTACTCAGACGACCGTGGCCGAAGCTCAGCCGCTCGCCGAACAGAAAGAACCCCCAGCAGCACGTGCGCCAGAGGGCGACACGGCGCTCGCCGCCGGTGCCGAAGAGAAGCCGCGCCGTAGCCGGAAGCCGATTTTCATCGGGGTTGGCGCGATCGTCGCGTTGGCGGCTGCCTGGTTCGGCTATCAATACATTACTGTCGGCCGGTACATCGTTTCGACGGACGACGCTTATGTCGGCGCCGACATGGCGCTGATCTCGCCTAAGGTTCCGGCCTACGTTTCGGACGTTCCGATCGTCGAAAATCAACCGGTCAAGAAAGGCGACGTTCTCGTTCGTCTCGACTCCGGCGACTACCAGCTTGCGCTCGATCAGGCTCAGGCGAAGCTCGCGACGCAGAACGCCAACATCACGACATTCGAAGCACAAATTCGCGCGGCGGATGCTACCGCCGAGCAGGCACGTGCGCAGCTCGATTCCGCGAAGGCAACCGTTCTCAAGACGGAAGCAGACTATCAGCGCACAAGCGCGCTGACCGCGAAGGACTATTCAACCAAGGCCGCGCTCGATGCGGCGATTGCGGCACGCGACAGTGCGCGTGCGCAGGTGAAGTCAAACGAAGCGGCCATTCAAGCGGCCGACGCCAACATCGTTCTCCTTCACGCTCAACGCGATCAGGCCAAGCAGCTTGCAAAGGAATTGAAGGTTACCGTCAATCAGGCCGAGCGCGATCTGTCGTTCACGATCATTCGCGCGCCGTTCAACGGTGTGATTGGAAACAAGAACGTACAGGTCGGTGACTACGTCACGCCCGGCAAGCGGCTAGCGGCGGTGGTTCCGCTCGACAAGGTCTACGTCGATGCCAACCTCAAGGAAACGCAGCTTGCAACTGTGAAGGCAGGTCAGGAAGCCGAAGTGTCCATTGATGCACTTGATGGGCAAAAGCTGAAGGGCACCGTTGAAAGCGTGGCGCCGGCATCTGGCTCGCAGTTCTCATTGCTTCCGCCTGAGAACGCGACCGGCAACTTCACAAAGATCGTGCAGCGCGTACCTGTCCGCATTGCCGTTCCCGCAAGCGAAGCGCAGGGCCGGTTGCGGCCCGGGCTCTCGGTCGTTGTCGACATCGATACCGTACGAGTCCGAAAACCGAACAGCAGCACGCCGCGAAATAAGGGACCGTTCGCAAACGGTGAACTCCCATGA
- a CDS encoding DHA2 family efflux MFS transporter permease subunit, translating to MSSASDIAGPSSFPASNVSPETLQWIGVTPRQLAGFIAMVFGMFMAILDIQIVSASLSEIQAGLSASADEIPWVQTAYLIAEVIMIPLSGFLARALSTRVLFLSAAIGFTAASALCATATTIDQMIVYRALQGFIGGGMIPSVFAVAFSLFPPSKRNVVSPIIGLVATLAPTVGPTVGGYLTNSFSWHWLFLVNIIPGILVSISVYFLVDFDKPDHSLFKRFDFIGLGSMAVFLGSLEYVLEEGPRYDWFDDTTIATFGVLTVIGAVVFFWRALTARYPIVELRAFRNRNFAFGSAFSFTLGIGLYGLTYIYPVYLAQVRGYDALMIGETMFVTGVAMFLTAPIAGRLSQFLDARVLLMIGFAGFATGTYLTTAITSDWDFWELFVPQILRGCSLMLCMVPINNLSLGTLPTDQLKNASGLFNLTRNLGGAVGLAMINTVLNKRLDLHLERLHESVSWGRDVALDQLSKMQQSVSQALPDGDLAAMKQLSMLVRKQANVMSFADLFLLLTVLFAGAALLTLMMAKPSDVPARTGGH from the coding sequence ATGAGCAGCGCATCCGACATCGCAGGACCATCCTCGTTCCCGGCTTCCAACGTATCGCCGGAAACGCTGCAATGGATCGGCGTGACGCCGCGACAGCTCGCGGGCTTCATTGCCATGGTCTTCGGCATGTTCATGGCGATCCTCGACATTCAGATCGTGTCGGCGTCGCTTTCGGAAATTCAGGCTGGGCTTTCGGCCAGCGCCGACGAAATTCCGTGGGTGCAAACGGCCTACCTGATTGCGGAAGTCATTATGATTCCGCTTTCGGGTTTTCTGGCGCGCGCGCTCTCGACACGCGTGCTGTTCCTCTCCGCTGCGATCGGCTTCACGGCGGCAAGCGCGCTTTGCGCCACCGCAACGACGATCGATCAAATGATCGTTTATCGCGCGCTGCAAGGCTTTATCGGCGGCGGTATGATCCCGAGCGTATTCGCGGTCGCGTTCTCGCTCTTTCCGCCGTCGAAGCGCAATGTCGTTTCGCCGATCATCGGTCTGGTCGCCACGCTGGCACCGACCGTTGGCCCGACCGTTGGCGGCTATCTGACGAATTCCTTCAGCTGGCACTGGCTGTTTCTCGTCAACATCATTCCCGGAATTCTGGTTTCGATTTCCGTCTATTTCCTCGTCGATTTCGACAAGCCCGACCATTCGCTGTTCAAGCGTTTCGATTTCATCGGCCTTGGGTCTATGGCGGTGTTTCTCGGCTCGCTCGAATACGTTCTCGAGGAAGGGCCGCGCTATGACTGGTTCGACGACACGACGATTGCGACGTTCGGCGTTCTGACCGTCATCGGCGCTGTTGTCTTCTTCTGGCGGGCGTTGACTGCGCGATACCCCATCGTCGAACTCCGCGCATTCCGAAACCGAAACTTCGCGTTCGGTTCGGCGTTCAGCTTTACGCTCGGCATTGGCCTCTACGGGCTGACATATATCTACCCCGTCTATCTGGCGCAGGTGCGCGGCTACGATGCTTTGATGATCGGCGAGACGATGTTCGTTACGGGCGTCGCCATGTTTCTGACCGCGCCGATTGCCGGTCGGCTCTCGCAGTTTCTTGACGCCCGCGTGCTGCTGATGATCGGCTTCGCGGGATTTGCCACCGGCACGTATCTGACGACGGCGATCACGTCCGACTGGGATTTCTGGGAATTGTTCGTGCCGCAAATTTTGCGCGGCTGCTCGTTGATGCTGTGCATGGTGCCGATCAACAACCTCTCTCTCGGCACGCTGCCGACAGATCAGTTGAAGAACGCGTCCGGGCTGTTCAACCTGACGCGAAATCTCGGTGGGGCCGTCGGCCTTGCGATGATCAACACAGTGCTCAACAAGCGGCTCGACCTGCATCTTGAACGGCTGCACGAGAGCGTATCGTGGGGACGCGATGTCGCGCTCGATCAGCTTTCCAAGATGCAGCAGTCCGTTTCCCAGGCGCTGCCGGACGGCGATCTCGCGGCGATGAAACAATTGAGCATGCTGGTGCGTAAACAAGCGAACGTGATGTCGTTTGCCGATCTCTTTCTACTGCTCACGGTGCTGTTCGCCGGGGCCGCACTGCTTACATTGATGATGGCGAAACCGTCTGACGTTCCTGCGCGAACTGGAGGACACTAG
- a CDS encoding patatin-like phospholipase family protein — MSKQKANGGSREKNVLVLQGGGALGAYQAGAYEVLSKAGIEPDWIAGISIGAINAAIIAGNRFEDRVPRLRQFWDRVSSRLTLPPLATDDNSRKLFNETSAAIVASTGAPGFFTPRYPPAVFYPPGSLDAISVYDTRPLKETLLELVDFDVLNSGAIRYSVGAVQVDTGNLKYFDTRRDTITPEHIMASGALPPGFPPIEIDGELYWDGGIVSNTPLQYVFEGGFPQDNTCVFQIDLFSARGKVPKTLFDVQTREKEIRYSSRTRLNTDYFRVLQSLRRAVRRLDAHIPDAIKSSFDWALLSKFSSSAAVTLVHLIHRRAVYSTQSNDYEFSRYTVNEHWQAGREDVESTLESDDWKNREPPKDGVLVLDCTKDLQPPSMEKPS, encoded by the coding sequence ATGTCTAAACAAAAAGCCAACGGCGGAAGCCGCGAGAAGAACGTGCTCGTGCTGCAAGGCGGCGGAGCCCTCGGCGCGTATCAGGCAGGCGCATACGAAGTTCTTTCCAAGGCCGGAATCGAGCCCGACTGGATTGCGGGCATTTCGATTGGCGCGATCAACGCAGCAATCATCGCAGGCAATCGCTTTGAAGACCGCGTTCCGCGCCTCCGCCAATTCTGGGATCGCGTTTCGAGCCGCCTAACGCTGCCGCCGCTGGCGACTGACGATAACTCGCGCAAGCTCTTCAACGAAACGAGCGCGGCGATTGTCGCGTCGACCGGCGCACCCGGCTTCTTCACGCCGCGCTATCCGCCCGCCGTTTTTTATCCGCCAGGCTCGCTCGACGCGATCAGCGTTTACGATACGCGGCCGCTCAAAGAGACGCTGCTTGAGCTTGTCGATTTCGACGTTCTGAATTCGGGCGCGATCCGGTATAGCGTCGGCGCTGTGCAGGTCGATACCGGGAATCTGAAATACTTCGACACCCGACGCGACACGATCACGCCCGAGCACATCATGGCGTCGGGCGCGTTGCCTCCTGGGTTTCCGCCAATCGAGATCGACGGCGAACTCTATTGGGATGGCGGCATCGTTTCGAATACGCCGCTGCAGTACGTTTTCGAAGGCGGCTTCCCGCAGGACAACACGTGCGTCTTCCAGATCGATCTGTTCAGTGCTCGAGGGAAAGTGCCCAAGACGCTGTTCGACGTACAGACGCGTGAGAAGGAAATCCGATACTCGAGCCGGACGCGACTTAACACTGACTACTTCCGGGTTCTTCAGTCTTTGCGCCGCGCTGTACGCCGGCTTGATGCTCACATTCCCGATGCCATCAAAAGCAGCTTCGATTGGGCGCTTCTGTCGAAGTTCAGCAGCAGCGCCGCCGTCACACTCGTGCACCTCATTCACAGGCGCGCTGTCTATTCCACGCAATCGAACGACTACGAATTCTCGCGCTACACCGTCAACGAGCACTGGCAGGCCGGGCGAGAGGATGTGGAAAGCACGCTCGAAAGCGACGATTGGAAAAATCGCGAGCCGCCGAAGGACGGCGTGCTCGTGCTCGATTGCACTAAGGACCTCCAGCCCCCCTCGATGGAGAAGCCGTCATGA
- a CDS encoding acetoacetate decarboxylase gives MKISDVRKTAYAMPLTSPAFPPGPYRFIDREYLIITYRTDKAALAKVIPEPLTFDDPIVKYEFIRMPDSTGFGDYTESGQVIPVKFNGVAGGYTHAMFLNDGPPIYGGRELWGFPKKYAQPTLGPDKDTFVGTLDYGNVRIATGTMGYKHKALDLDAIAKSLAIPNYLLKIIPHVDGTPRILELVDYRLEDVVIKGAWSGPAALDLRPHALAPVADLPVLEVISATHILADITLGLGKVVYDYLETK, from the coding sequence ATGAAGATATCCGACGTCCGCAAGACCGCTTACGCGATGCCGCTTACGAGCCCAGCATTTCCACCTGGTCCATATCGCTTCATCGATCGGGAATATCTGATCATCACGTATCGGACGGACAAGGCCGCTCTTGCGAAGGTTATTCCGGAACCGCTGACGTTCGACGATCCGATCGTGAAATACGAATTCATCCGGATGCCCGATTCAACCGGCTTCGGCGACTACACGGAGTCCGGTCAGGTCATTCCAGTCAAATTCAACGGCGTTGCTGGCGGCTATACGCACGCGATGTTTCTGAATGACGGTCCGCCGATCTACGGCGGGCGAGAGCTTTGGGGTTTTCCAAAAAAATATGCGCAACCCACGCTCGGCCCCGACAAAGATACCTTCGTCGGCACGCTGGACTACGGCAATGTCCGGATCGCGACCGGCACAATGGGCTACAAGCACAAGGCGCTTGATCTAGATGCGATCGCAAAATCGCTGGCGATTCCGAACTATCTTCTAAAAATTATTCCGCATGTTGACGGCACGCCCCGCATTCTGGAGCTGGTTGATTACCGTCTCGAAGACGTCGTCATCAAAGGCGCTTGGAGTGGTCCAGCCGCGCTGGATCTCAGGCCTCATGCACTTGCTCCGGTCGCCGATCTGCCGGTGCTCGAAGTTATTTCGGCTACGCATATCCTTGCCGACATCACGCTTGGACTTGGCAAGGTCGTCTACGATTACCTGGAAACGAAGTAA
- a CDS encoding 3-hydroxybutyrate dehydrogenase — MKLDGKVALITGAASGIGHQIARRYVEAGGRVAIADLNLDAAKAAAKELGGDKEAIAVAMDVTKEDEVNAGVDKTFSTFGQIDILVSNAGIQIVHPIEDFPFADWKKMLAIHLDGAFLTTKACVKHMYKQGSGSLIYMGSVHSHEASPLKSAYVTAKHGLLGLTRTMAKEGAKHGVRANIICPGFVRTPLVDKQIPEQAQELGISEERVIKEVMLGETVDKEFTMVTDIAEVALFLAAFKTNALTGESIIVSHGWHMN, encoded by the coding sequence ATGAAACTCGACGGTAAAGTTGCCCTTATCACGGGTGCTGCAAGCGGCATCGGCCATCAGATCGCACGGCGCTACGTTGAAGCGGGCGGGCGCGTCGCCATTGCCGATCTCAATCTCGATGCAGCGAAAGCGGCAGCGAAGGAACTTGGTGGCGACAAGGAAGCCATCGCCGTTGCAATGGATGTGACGAAGGAAGACGAGGTCAATGCGGGCGTCGACAAGACGTTCTCGACGTTTGGCCAGATCGATATTCTCGTATCGAATGCCGGAATCCAAATTGTGCATCCGATCGAAGATTTCCCGTTTGCCGACTGGAAGAAGATGCTCGCGATCCATCTCGACGGCGCGTTCCTGACGACGAAAGCCTGCGTCAAGCATATGTACAAGCAGGGTTCCGGCTCTTTGATCTACATGGGATCAGTGCACAGCCACGAAGCCTCGCCGCTCAAGTCTGCTTACGTCACGGCGAAGCATGGGTTGCTCGGCCTGACGCGCACGATGGCCAAGGAAGGCGCGAAGCATGGCGTGCGTGCCAACATCATCTGTCCCGGATTCGTTCGCACGCCGCTCGTGGATAAACAGATCCCCGAACAGGCGCAGGAACTCGGCATCTCGGAAGAGCGCGTCATCAAGGAAGTCATGCTCGGCGAAACCGTCGACAAGGAATTCACGATGGTGACGGATATCGCTGAGGTTGCGCTGTTCCTTGCGGCCTTCAAAACCAACGCGCTGACGGGTGAGAGCATCATCGTCAGCCACGGATGGCACATGAACTGA